The sequence ATTTGCAACACATTTTGATCTATTCTGTAGATTTATACATTAAGGTGGAGATAAATTGAGCTTGTTCATACCTTGTTCCAAATGAAAACATAACAAGCAGTCAAAAAGTTGCATTTCTGATGCATCATAAATGACTATGTCATCTGATGAAATCATCTTCgctttgtttttctctttttcaagAGAGCTGTCATCCATCTTCATCATGACATCAAATTACACTTTCAGACACCTGCACTGCAAATGAAGCACAATCAGTATGTTTTGGAGAATGACATGAAAACTAATGATGTGCAGGAACTGGTGCAAGAGGAATGTGAGAAATGGTCTAAGAAGCGAAGGAACATGCATTACATATCAAGGGACAACAGGAATGGGTATAAAGCTGGTGCCCTGAAAGAAGCAATGGATCTCGACTATGTGAAGAAATGCGATTATGTCGCGATATTTGATGCAGATCATGAGCCTCCATCAGATTTTCTTATGAGAACCATCCCTTTCCTCATCCATAATCCCGAAATCGGTCTTGTTCAAGCACGTTGGAAGTTCGGTAAGTTTATGAATCAAGAACAGCATGCATTTGAAGATGCAATTCATGTTAAACAAAGTTTAAGCTGACACTGGAGATTCTTTTCATTGCACTAGAAAGTTAATGCCAAGATGATGACTGACTTCTCTGCAGAGAATGCCAATGAATGTGTAATGACAAGGATACAAGAGATGTCATTGAACTACCATTTCAAAGTGGAACAACAATCAGGTTCTTCAACTATGGCATTTTTCGGATTTAATGGTAAGTTTACCCTGTTTTAGGTTTTATGATTGGTAAGTATCACTGAATATTCAGCATACTGCAATTGTAAGGAAAGAAGAATAATATTCAAATGTTAATTAAACTGACAAAAATCCTTACATTGCATCAAGAACAGTTAATTTCATATTTTAACCATTATAGTCTACCATGAAACAAGCTCACATGAAAAGTCTTCTAAACAGTATCAGGATGGACAATGCAGCATTTTCTTTTAGGTCTCATACTCTCATGCATAGTAAAATATGTGGCTAAACGAATATAAAATCCATGCTGAGCTTAAATTATACCAGTCATAAGTATTATATCTCTACCCAACTTATGAACAGTCAACAAGCAAGATAAGAAGTAATCAACCACCTTCTAATCTATGTTGTATCGAGATAGCCAAGACATGGATAATTTGAGGTTTCTAGCATGATTCATTGACATGGTCTACTGATTTCCTTCTTTTGCATTAGGAACTGCTGGTATTTGGAGAATTCTAGCTATTAGTGAAGCAGAAGGTTGGAAAGAGAGAACTACAGTTGAGGACATGGACTTGGCTGTTAGAGCAACACTTCAAGGCTGGAAATTTGTATATATTGGAGACCTTAAGGTTTGTGTTTACTCGTCAACCTCTAGCTAAACTAGCAATTCCAAAGTGATGCATGTATAACAAGAGACAGAATTGTGCAAAACCTACAAGAACAAGGCAGCAAACTCCTCTCTGTGACAGAATCTATCCACTCTGAAGCATGgaaatggatatggcacaatgcagATACTCCATCATAATAAATATTCAAGAAGCAGAAAATGCACAAAAAAAagcgaaaaaagaaaagaatttgtatcacttttgtcttCAGAAGTTGCAAGTGCAAGACCAATTAGATTTTACAGTCTCCTGCACgctatatatttttctttataaaattAATCTGTCAATGACATCAAATTGTTAATAACGTACTTGATTTTGATATTGGTTTTCTAGGTTAAAAGTGAATTACCAAGCAATTATAAAGCCTACCGTTATCAGCAACATCGTTGGGCTTGCGGACCTGCAAATTTATTCAAGAAAATGACAACAGAGATAATAATGGCCAAGGTTAGCTCTTATCCTTAGTTGTTCACTTCAATCCACTGATTATGAAGTTATGAGTGAGCATCATACTGTGCAAGTATGCATAGCTTGATTAAGAACAGAAATCACATAATGAACAGTTGTTGCCAGATTCTCAGTGAAGCCTAAAGTTTTGTGTCTCATTTTGTTTGACTTCTCTTTCTCTACAGAAAGTGCCTTTTGTGAAGAAATTCTTTTTGCTCTACAACTTCTTCTTGGCAAGAAGGATTTTATCCCACAATGTGACTTTCTTCTTCTACTGCATCATCATTCCAGCATCTTCATTTTTCCCTGAAGTTGTGATTCCAAAATGGGGGGTGTTCTATATCCCAGTAGCCATTACCCTTCTCAATTCAATTGGAACCCCAAGGTCTGACACTTTTCCTATGTTATTTCTTTTGCACTTGAAAACATCATATGCATCTTGATCAAATCATTCTCTTTTCACATTTTTTATTTCTCATCATTTTGACAGGTCTTTACATCTAATAATCATCTGGATATTCTTCGAAAGCGTCATGTCCTTGCATCGATGCAAAGCAGTCTTCATTGGTCTGTTTGATGCAGGGAGAGTAAATGAATGGGTTGTCACAGAGAAAGCAGGGAATGCATCAAAGACTATACAAACTTCAACAGCTGCTAAGAAATGTCCAAACAAGTTCTGGAAAAGGTAATTCTGATGACAATTATTTGCCAAAAACTTGGTCTAAATCCCTTTCAGGGATGTTTAACCCACCCCTTGTTCTTTTTGCTGACAGGTTTCATTTCTTAGAACTGGGGATGGGAGTACTCCTCTTGATATCTGCATGTCACAATTGCATCTTCAGAACAAACCTATATTTCATATTCATCTTCCCTCTATCTCTGTCCTTCCTCACAATGGGCTCTGGTTTTGTTGGTATTTATACTACACAGCAAAGTAGCTGACCACAGCTTGGGCATCACAGTTGTCCACCATTTCATCCTATCTCCACAGATTCTTTTGTGTCACTAATGATTCATGTACTATCCTTTATGAATAAGAAGGACAGTCAAGCACCACCCTGGCGGAGAATTAAACTGATTCCATACTGAACAACTGCACTAATGACTGAAAAATGTAGCAGGCAGAAGGAACATATAGTCATGTACATCGAGGGCAAGTTTAGGCCCCTGTTCTCTTAAAAGTAACACAAAGCAGTTACACCCACCAAATAGCAGTGTAAATGTTCAGTTTAGTATAGATTTTTGTTCATCTTGTTTTCCCTTGATGACTTGCTGAAGAAGTGACATACTGTTGAAGTTTTGTAGCTCATGCTCTCTCAGTCACTCTCTCTCTAAAAATGAGAGAACTCTATTTCCGTTTCTCAAAACATTGGATGTGACAAGGCAGACGTATTTATCAATTTAGCAGGTACTCGACCACATTGCAACAGTCAACATAAAATGATGCATTTGAGTGTCTAATTATCCTTGCAGATATATTGAGAGCTTTAAGATTTCTTTCAGACGAGGATAGACAGATGCATTCCTGGTTGGATTTAAGATTTAGAATACTATGGAAACccaaaaatgatgataatattcaaatcaaattacttcctttctcttttcttttattgATAACTGTTATAATCAAATATTTGATTCCACAAAAAATTATAGAAAATGTACGACCAAATACACTATAGACTCCAAAATGATTCTCGGGTTGCAGATACAGGAATTATCGGTTTCTTGAATAAAAAGCACACTATGAGGATTAAGCAGGCTACGAAATACAATACCAAAAAGGATCAATCAAAATATACAAATCTGCCCAGAAAGTATGTATGTTTCAAAGGAAAAATGATCTGCCGAGTTGTTTAGTCATTGGATTGATTCCAAAAGAAGTGTCCCGCATTGTGATTGTTCTCTTTACTTGACTCCAAGCAATTCGAAAAGAGAACAATCACAATGCGGGACACTTCTTTTGGAATCGATCCAATGACTAAACAACTCCAATTCGATTCGTTCGAGAAATGAAACAAAATGTCTGCCGGAACAAGAAGAACAACACTACTTTTTCGCCTATCGGTGCTCAAGAACCATCGAAAAGTAATCTTCCTTTTTCTTGGAAAGGAAAAAAGCAAACCTTTTTCCCTAATCCAACGCCCAACAAAAAGAAACAGAAGCCAAATCGATCAAGAGGACGGAGACCGCCCAAAGACGCATCGGCTGGTGATGAAGAAGGGTCTTCCCACTCACCACACTGTCTGGAGAAGACGTCGAAGGTGTCAAACAGCGGCGGTGCCGACGATTCCATGGGTCCAATCGCCTATGGTTTCCGGAAGAATCATCTCGAAAGAGCAAATACAGACGGGACCGACATCGGGAAACGAAGAACCGAAAGCGCCCGATCTTTTCGTCTTCTACTGGGAGCCAATCTGGCGTGTACCTGCATCGTTTTTCCACGTGTCCAATAATGTCATTCATCATTTTTCCACGTGTAATAATGGGTTTTTATACAACATTTATACGTAGTGATAGAATTATTTACATAATGTAATATGCAGCGACCGCCGACGAATGATTAGAAAAATATCGGTGCCGACGCGAACACGCAAACGACGAACGATACCCAACTCTTCCGCGTGACGTGCCGCGTTCTGAACCGGACGTCTACGTCGGCCCCGCGTGGCGACTGCGGGCCCCTTCGTCGTCCTGTGGTCGCCGCCTCTCGCATACACAACCTGGTATTCCACCCGGGTAAAGGTTCCAGATCTTTCCACGGACTTTCGCCAGCCCACCATATCAAATCCCCCTTGTTTCCTCTCCCCAGTTCTTCGACCTTCTCGGCGATCTCGATCGATgtcggcggaggcggaggcggaggcggatgcGGAAAGCGTACTTGCGCGCTTCGAGGAGCTCCTGCGGAGGGCGGGTGGCGACGAGCGGCGGGAGATCGGCTTCTTCCCCGTCGTCTTCGCCGTGGTTGGCGCGCCTGCCGCGGAGGGGGCAGCGCCGGGGCTGGAGCGGGTCGTCATGCTCAACCCGCTCACCCGCGGGGTGGTCATCCTCCAGGGCGACCCGGCGCTGCTCTCCGAGCTGATCTCCCCAGAGCCGGCGGCCGGCGGCGGAGGCCCTCCGCCGGCCTCCAAGGCCTCGATCGAGGCGTTGAGGACGGTGGAGCCAGGCGAGGAGGACGCGGGCGAGGAGTGCCCCGTGTGCCTCGACGGGCTGGGGGGCGGCAGGGGGGCGGCTTCAGATGAGGGCGCGGTTCCGCCGTCGGTGAGGGAGATGCCGTGCAGGCATCGGTTCCACGGCGGGTGCATCGAGAAGTGGCTGGGGATGCACGGATCCTGCCCGGTGTGCAGGTACCAAATGCCGGCGGAGGAGGGAGAGCCAAAGACGATAGGCGACGCCGGAAGGGAGAGGACGAGGGAGCTGATCATTACGGTAGCATTTGGAAGAAGGGATGAAGGAATCAATGAACAATAAGATCAAGAACAACAAGAAGAAGGAATCAATGTACATAGATAGTGATTGGGGAGGTGATGATTGTGGAAGAAACTATTCATTTGTCTGATTGGGACTCTTCGTTCAACATAGTGCCTTCAATTTATTTTCCTCTAAAGACTTGGAATTGGTTGAAGATAAAAATCTGAGGTCGAAGACAATCTAAATCCATATTTGGACAACCAGATGAGATCAAAGACAAAAGTTTCACTTGATATGCTTCCACTGCTTTGTGCTCAAAACTGCAGTTCAATTGTGGTAGCACTATTGTCCTCCTCATCAGTTCTCATCACACTGCAACTTCATATTCCCAGCTGTGGCAACAATTTGAGGAGATCTCACTGCATCAAAATGCATATAAATTCATTATTTATGTATTGATAAGAATAAAATGAGGAAGAATATtatcatttaagatgatataaatattataattagaagATGAAAAGCAATACTATCATTTATAAAGagagatattaaaaaatatattacataTTATAAATGAAAATTCAAATACTCCTTAAGACAGACAACATAGTATAAAAGATTGAAGTACCTTTTTCTTTTAGAGCAAAGGTCAGAAGCTTCCTCCAAAAAATGATAGATGTTGCAAACAAAAGCTGCACTCAAGAAGATGTCCTGTTCTTGATAGAACATGTGCACAAATATATTCAACATCATAGTAGAAATATACTATCACTTAAATAGGTTGATAGCTCAATTCACTAAGGTATTAAAATATCAATTAtactattaatatatatatatatatatatatatataagattatttttttacGACTCGAAGAGATAAAAGTTCGTATCATCCTTGTATTTAGATATAAGACTATGTACATTAAACTTGCGGGCCGGCACtagtaatacttttttttttacgcTTAAATGGTGTTCAAATAaccaaaaaaaggagaaaataagaAATTAGCCACTTGGATGATAAACTTCAATTATTCTACATAAATATGTCAACATTGATATCcactcacaaaaaaaaaaaaaagaagaaggtatTTGACACCTTTTTGAAAGAAGCATAAGCTTTGAAACTATTTCATGAGAAACTAATAATCCTttctgaaaagaaaaataaataattctttCCAGAGAATTTGAGGTAGGAGGCCATATTCTTTAATTCTGTCAAGTCATCATTTCAATAGGATAAATAAGCATAAAAGATCATAAAATTAAACATACATAAATGTGCCACCTTTGCTTTTAGAAAGTACccactagcaaaaaaaaaaaaagtagggaaTCTTCAGTAGAGAAAGTAGAAATTTGGAAACTATTTCACTgactaccaaaaaaaaaaaaaagtttgtgagcacaaaaaaaaaaaaaaaaaaagatttttacaTATCTatcattttaaattttagaaATAGTGTATTGCATAACCCtccaaaaatttatattttacatatgtatTTAAGTATATTATATATGTTCCTCCCATTCATATCCATCCAATAAATTCAAATCGACTACttccatgattcatttgacacctttcatattttaatattttttcaatATCATTATACTAAAAATATATGATAGAGATATATCTATAGGCTTTTgaacttatatgaaaaatatattcaCATGCTTAACTTAATTTTAgagagataaataaaaaaatcattaaggaTACTAATGTTAATCAGATATCAAGTGCAATGATATAtgctaaacttaaatttagagagacaaagaaatatatatatatatatatgtaatttttctAAAGAAAAGGTGATATTGTGAGCCAATCAAATAgagatgagagagaaagagagagagagagagcctccCTTTTCATCCCTTTTCTCCATTTGGCCAGTCGGTGAGCCAATTTAATGCTGTAAACACTCCAAAGACTGACTTAATTGGGACACCACAGCACTATGAATTGGTCAAACACTGAGCACAAGCAACCCATTTTTGTGCAGTGATGGTGGCAAAAGCAATGGTGGGATTGGAAGACAAAGGTGAAGAGCAGAATCAAATAACGCCACCCCGATGCCACAAAGGAACTCGTGGCTCAGAATCCCCTCCTCCCTGCTCACGtggccttcttcttcctccttcccctTTCTCCTCTGCTAAACCCCGCGACAGCTGAGAAAAGAACTCGAGGAGGCGAGCTGAGACAGAGCACTTGAACAGGGGAGACAAAAACAGGGGAGTCCAGAAGATGTCAGAGAACAGAGAAAGCGCGATCAAGCTCTTCGGCATGACGATCCCCCTGCAGCTTACCAGCAGCGGAGACGACGACGAGGTACTTCTTCTGGCCTGCTCGGTGATCTTATAGGTGTGAATGATGATTTGACTTGTGTCGAGAGAACTGCAAAGATCGGATTTTTGAGTTCAAAGGTTGCTCCTTTCCTTGGCACCGAGTGTCAGGCAGCAATACTTGCATCGATTGTTGTTGATCTGCTAGTTTTTTTATGGAAAGCTTCGAGATTTGTCTTTGATTTTAATTGTGAGCTGTGAATTTTTTGAATCTCGGTGATGATCCTCCATTGATGTGAGAATAAATCACTTGTGCTTCAGTCTCAGGATGTCGACGAGGAAGACGCTACTGCTACATCACAAGAACCAGAGTCGCAGGACAAGAACGAGTCCGCCACATGTTCCAGCGAGATCCATAAACCAGTTTCCGCCGATCAAGAAGACGCTTCGTCGACGAAGAACCCCACGAAGACGGCGGCCGAAGGTGTGAAGAAGACGGAGAAGATCCTCCCTTGTCCTCGGTGCAGAAGCCTcgacaccaagttctgctactacaacaactacaacATCAACCAGCCGCGGTACTTCTGCCGGAACTGCCAACGGTACTGGACCGCCGGGGGCACCATGAGGAACGTCCCTGTCGGAGCCGGTCGCCGCAAGAGCAAGCACTCCTCCCACTGCCGCCTCCAAGCTCTTCGGCCCGACACCCACGAACCGGTCCATTACACCTCTCTGAGGCCAAACGGCACGGTTCTCAGCTTCGGCACGGATGCGCCGGTGGCAGAGAAGGCGAACGGCTGCAACAAGAATAGTGGCGATGAGCTGCAACAGGAGAACGAAGGATCGACCGCTCCAATTCCATGTTTCAGTGGATCTCCCTGGCCGTATCTTTGGGCGCCGGCTCCGCCTCTCTGTGCTTCGACATTTCCAGTTGCGTTCTACCCGGCTGCGGCCTACTGGAGCTGGAGCATCCCATGGCCGTCTTCCTTACCTCCTTCCTCCCCTAACTACAGAGGAGCAGGATCCAGTTCTGCTGCCTTAGGCAAGCACTCGAGGGATGCAAGCATAATCGAGAGCAGCATTCACAAAACATCGAGGAGGATCGATGACCCGGAAGAAGCCGCAAAGAGCTCTATTCGGACGACGGTGGGCATCAAGAGCAGCAAGATCGACGCAGTCAGCAACGGAGGGCTCCTCAAGGCCTTCCAGCCTAAGCTATACGTCAAGAACCAAGTGCTAGAGACACCATTACTGGTGCATGACAACCCTGCGGCACTCTCTCGATCTCTGCACTTCCAGGAGACCTCTTAGAGCAGCAGAATCTCTGCAAAGCGAACTCCTATAGACACACACAGATAGAAACTGAGTTGGCCAGGCAGAAACAAGTATCCTCAGATTGATGAGGAGATGTAACAGTAGGAATTGGTTCTGCTAAGTATTATTCTACATGTCAATAGGTGAGCTGTGTTAGTGAGAGGTTCATTTGTACATCAATAACTCTTGCAAACTTGATCGAGAAGAATGATAATGAGTGGCTGCTTGCTTAGATTCTCCTTTGATTTCTGTACCTATTTGGATAAGCATCAGTTTATGTTCTGGATGCTACAAGAACAGCCAGAGAGAAATTGGATCCAAAGCTCAGATGTCATAAGATATGTCTAAATAATAGGCAATGCCATGAGTGAGAAGCTAACAAAGAAGAATCATGCTGAGAAGAGGACTGAGAGCATAGTCCATAAGCAAATTATCAAAAATTTAATATGTTTGATTATTGTTTGATCTGATATAATACATGTAGTAAATCT comes from Musa acuminata AAA Group cultivar baxijiao chromosome BXJ3-3, Cavendish_Baxijiao_AAA, whole genome shotgun sequence and encodes:
- the LOC103977168 gene encoding probable glucomannan 4-beta-mannosyltransferase 11 isoform X2; this translates as MEGNVSTTVAIYIDQACDLLSALATAEVLNRAATAWAAVRAAVVVPSMKAAVVVCLAMSVMLVVEKLSMALVALYVKVFGRTPERIYKWAPLSQDVELGSLAYPLVLVQIPMFNEREVYQMSIGAVCMLEWPYDRLIIQVLDDSTDLTIRELVQEECEKWSKKRRNMHYISRDNRNGYKAGALKEAMDLDYVKKCDYVAIFDADHEPPSDFLMRTIPFLIHNPEIGLVQARWKFENANECVMTRIQEMSLNYHFKVEQQSGSSTMAFFGFNGTAGIWRILAISEAEGWKERTTVEDMDLAVRATLQGWKFVYIGDLKVKSELPSNYKAYRYQQHRWACGPANLFKKMTTEIIMAKKVPFVKKFFLLYNFFLARRILSHNVTFFFYCIIIPASSFFPEVVIPKWGVFYIPVAITLLNSIGTPRSLHLIIIWIFFESVMSLHRCKAVFIGLFDAGRVNEWVVTEKAGNASKTIQTSTAAKKCPNKFWKRFHFLELGMGVLLLISACHNCIFRTNLYFIFIFPLSLSFLTMGSGFVGIYTTQQSS
- the LOC103977168 gene encoding probable glucomannan 4-beta-mannosyltransferase 11 isoform X1, coding for MLTYVSLDAYTGVCTAGNVSTTVAIYIDQACDLLSALATAEVLNRAATAWAAVRAAVVVPSMKAAVVVCLAMSVMLVVEKLSMALVALYVKVFGRTPERIYKWAPLSQDVELGSLAYPLVLVQIPMFNEREVYQMSIGAVCMLEWPYDRLIIQVLDDSTDLTIRELVQEECEKWSKKRRNMHYISRDNRNGYKAGALKEAMDLDYVKKCDYVAIFDADHEPPSDFLMRTIPFLIHNPEIGLVQARWKFENANECVMTRIQEMSLNYHFKVEQQSGSSTMAFFGFNGTAGIWRILAISEAEGWKERTTVEDMDLAVRATLQGWKFVYIGDLKVKSELPSNYKAYRYQQHRWACGPANLFKKMTTEIIMAKKVPFVKKFFLLYNFFLARRILSHNVTFFFYCIIIPASSFFPEVVIPKWGVFYIPVAITLLNSIGTPRSLHLIIIWIFFESVMSLHRCKAVFIGLFDAGRVNEWVVTEKAGNASKTIQTSTAAKKCPNKFWKRFHFLELGMGVLLLISACHNCIFRTNLYFIFIFPLSLSFLTMGSGFVGIYTTQQSS
- the LOC103977167 gene encoding E3 ubiquitin-protein ligase MPSR1-like is translated as MSAEAEAEADAESVLARFEELLRRAGGDERREIGFFPVVFAVVGAPAAEGAAPGLERVVMLNPLTRGVVILQGDPALLSELISPEPAAGGGGPPPASKASIEALRTVEPGEEDAGEECPVCLDGLGGGRGAASDEGAVPPSVREMPCRHRFHGGCIEKWLGMHGSCPVCRYQMPAEEGEPKTIGDAGRERTRELIITVAFGRRDEGINEQ
- the LOC135632974 gene encoding cyclic dof factor 1-like translates to MSENRESAIKLFGMTIPLQLTSSGDDDESQDVDEEDATATSQEPESQDKNESATCSSEIHKPVSADQEDASSTKNPTKTAAEGVKKTEKILPCPRCRSLDTKFCYYNNYNINQPRYFCRNCQRYWTAGGTMRNVPVGAGRRKSKHSSHCRLQALRPDTHEPVHYTSLRPNGTVLSFGTDAPVAEKANGCNKNSGDELQQENEGSTAPIPCFSGSPWPYLWAPAPPLCASTFPVAFYPAAAYWSWSIPWPSSLPPSSPNYRGAGSSSAALGKHSRDASIIESSIHKTSRRIDDPEEAAKSSIRTTVGIKSSKIDAVSNGGLLKAFQPKLYVKNQVLETPLLVHDNPAALSRSLHFQETS